The Variovorax sp. PMC12 genome segment TGCAGGCCGACAGCGGCGCGCCGACGGTGGTGTCCGACCCCGAAGGCGACGTGGCGGGCATCTACAAGGCCGTGGCGCGCCGCGTGGCCGTGGGCATCGCCGAGAAGGCGAAGGACTTTTCCTCCAAGTTCCCCACCATCTCGATCAGCAAGAACACCTAGGCATGAACCTGCTCGCCTCGATGCGCTATCTGGTTGCGCTCAGCGAGCACAAGCACTTCGGCCGCGCCGCGCAGGCCTGCCACATCACCCAGCCGGCTCTGTCCAACGCGCTGCGCGCGCTGGAAAGCGAGTTCGGCGTCGTCATCGTCAAGCGGGCCCGGGTGTACGTGGGCCTCACGCACGAAGGCGAGCGCGTGCTGGCCACCGCGCAGCGCATGCTGCGCGAGAACGACGTGCTGGTGCAGGAGCTGCGCAGCACGCAGGGCGACCCGCACGGCCGGCTGAGCATGGCGGCCGTGCCCACGGCCATTCCCATGCTGTCGCGCTTTGCGGCCATGCTGCAGCAGCGGCATCCGGGCATCGTGCCCGCGGTGCTGTCGATGAGTTCGCAGGAGCTGGAGACCGGGCTCGAGAGCCTGTCGGTCGACCTCGCGCTCGGCTACACCGAGCGCATGCACCTGCCGGGCATCAAGCTCAAGGCCTGGCCGCAGAGCATCGAACACTACTTCCTGCTGCGGCGCGCGAAGAAGGCGTCGGCCGACCATCTGCGCATCGGCAAGCCCATGCCGTGGGCCGAGGCCGGCAAGCTGCCGCTGTGCCTGCTCACGCCCGACATGCACAACCGCGCCATCATCGACCAGGCGCTGCGCGAGGCCGGCGTGCCGGTGGCGCCGGCCATCGAGACCAACTCGGTGCTGACGCTCGCGCTGGCGGTGAGCGTCGGCACGGTCAGCAGCGTGCTGCCGGGCGCGATGGTGGCAGCGGTGCGCAGCCACCGCGAGCTGGAAGCGCTACCGCTGGTGTCGCCCGAGGTGCGCACGCCCATCGGCTTCATGACGCAGGACGGCGTGCGAAGTTCGCGCGCGCTCGACGCCGCACGGGCTTTCCTGCAAACGCCCGAGTGGCAGGCACAGGTGCAGCAGCACAGCGGCACGCTCGGCGCCTAGCGCATCGATCATTCAAAAATTGAATCGGGGCATGCGCTGATCGAATTTGACGGCGCATGAAGCGCTCACTCACACTCCGCGGCCAACATTCGGCAACAAATTACACATCAGGCGAACAAGGAGAAACATGGCAGGATCATCTGCAGGCGTTCTTGAAGGAGAGCGTATCGGTGGAGGCGGATCGCAACGGCAACCCGGCTTCCTGGAAAAAGAACGCATCATCGCGGGCCCCGGTTTCAACCGCTGGCTGGTACCCCCGGCCGCACTGGCCATCCACCTGTGCATCGGCATGGCCTACGGCTTCTCGGTGTTCTGGCTGCCGCTTTCGAAGGCGCTGGGCACTGCCGGCACCGGCGCACAGGCCTGCGCCAAGGACATGAGCTTCTTCGCGGAGCTGTTCGCCACCAACTGCGACTGGCGCGTGGCCACGCTCGGCTGGATGTACACGCTGTTCTTCGTCTTCCTCGGCTGTTCCGCAGCCCTGTGGGGCGGCTGGCTCGAACGCGCGGGTCCGCGCAAGGCCGGCGTGGTGTCTGCGCTGTGCTGGTGCGGCGGCATGCTGCTGTCGGCACTGGGCATCCACCTGCACCAGTTCTGGCTGATGATCCTCGGCTCGGGCGTGATCGGCGGCATCGGGCTGGGCCTGGGCTACATCTCCCCGGTGAGCACGCTGATCAAGTGGTTCCCCGACCGCCGCGGCATGGCGACCGGCATGGCCATCATGGGCTTCGGCGGCGGCGCGATGATCGGCTCGCCGCTGGCGGTCGACCTGATGAAGCGCTTCTCCACCACCACCGACGTGGGCGTGATGCAGACCTTCGTGGTCATGGCCATCGGCTACTTCGTCTTCATGATGGCCGGCGCGCTGGGCTACCGCGTGCCGCCCTCGGGCTGGAAGCCCGAAGGCTGGACGCCGCCCCCGGCGCAGACCAGCAACACCATGATCACGCAGCGCCACGTGCACGTGAAGAAGGTCTGGGGCATTCCGCAGTTCTGGCTCGTGTGGCTGGTGCTGTGCATGAACGTGAGCGCCGGCATCGGCGTGATCGGCATGGCGTCTCCGATGCTGCAGGAAGTGTTCGGCGGCGCGCTGATCGACCTGCCGGCCAAGTACGGCCAGCTCGACAAGACCCAGTTGGCGGCCATCGCGGTGGTGGCGGGCGGCTTCACGGCGCTGCTGTCGCTGTTCAACATCGGTGGGCGCTTCGTGTGGGCGAGCCTGTCGGACAAGCTGGGCCGCAAGCTCACCTACACGGTGTTCTTCGTGCTCGGCGCCGTCTTGTACGCGAGCATTCCCTCGTCGGCCGGCGCGGGCAGCAAGCTGCTGTTCGTGGGCGCATGCTGCGTGATCGTGTCGATGTACGGCGGCGGCTTCGCCACCGTGCCGGCCTACCTGGCCGACCTGTTCGGCACGCAGTTCGTGGGCGCCATCCATGGCCGCCTGCTCACGGCGTGGGCCACCGCGGGCATCCTCGGCCCGGTGGTGGTGAACTACATGCGCGAATACCAGCTGGGCCTGGGCCTGCCGCGCGAGCAGGTCTACAACCAGACCATGTACATCCTGGTGGGCATGCTGGTGATCGGCTTCATCGCCAACCTGCTGGTGCGCCCGGTGGCCGACAAGCACTTCATGACCGACGCCGAACTGGCCGTCGAGAAGAAGCTGGCGCACGAGAAGGCCTCCGCGGCCGAAGTCGGCAGCGGCTCTGGCCGTGCCGACACGGTGAGCCCGCTGGTGGTGGCGCTGGCCTGGGTGGCGGTGGGCATTCCGCTGGCTTGGGGCGTCTACAAGACGCTGGTGAGCGCGGCCAAGTTCTTCAACTGACCGCGGCTGTCCGGGCGACGCCGCCGCGCTTGGGCGGCTCGCACCGGGCAGACAATGGCGCTCCGCATTGGTTTACGCTTCGCGCCAACATGAAATCCAAAGTCCAGTTCCGCCTGCGCATCTACCGGGACGACGCCATTGCCATCGGCCCCGGCAAGATCGCGGTGCTCGAGGCCGTGGCCGAGACGGGATCGATTTCCGCGGCGGCCCGCTTGCTCGGCATGTCGTACCGCCGCGCCTGGATGCTGATCGACGAAATGAACAAGGCGCTGGTCTCGCCGGCCGTGAACACCGCCGCCGGCGGCTCGCGCGGCGGCGGCACCGCGCTGACGCCGGTGGGCGAGGAAATCGTCAAGCACTACCGGGCCATCGAGAACGCGGCGCGCCTTGCCGCA includes the following:
- a CDS encoding LysR substrate-binding domain-containing protein produces the protein MNLLASMRYLVALSEHKHFGRAAQACHITQPALSNALRALESEFGVVIVKRARVYVGLTHEGERVLATAQRMLRENDVLVQELRSTQGDPHGRLSMAAVPTAIPMLSRFAAMLQQRHPGIVPAVLSMSSQELETGLESLSVDLALGYTERMHLPGIKLKAWPQSIEHYFLLRRAKKASADHLRIGKPMPWAEAGKLPLCLLTPDMHNRAIIDQALREAGVPVAPAIETNSVLTLALAVSVGTVSSVLPGAMVAAVRSHRELEALPLVSPEVRTPIGFMTQDGVRSSRALDAARAFLQTPEWQAQVQQHSGTLGA
- a CDS encoding OFA family MFS transporter, which produces MAGSSAGVLEGERIGGGGSQRQPGFLEKERIIAGPGFNRWLVPPAALAIHLCIGMAYGFSVFWLPLSKALGTAGTGAQACAKDMSFFAELFATNCDWRVATLGWMYTLFFVFLGCSAALWGGWLERAGPRKAGVVSALCWCGGMLLSALGIHLHQFWLMILGSGVIGGIGLGLGYISPVSTLIKWFPDRRGMATGMAIMGFGGGAMIGSPLAVDLMKRFSTTTDVGVMQTFVVMAIGYFVFMMAGALGYRVPPSGWKPEGWTPPPAQTSNTMITQRHVHVKKVWGIPQFWLVWLVLCMNVSAGIGVIGMASPMLQEVFGGALIDLPAKYGQLDKTQLAAIAVVAGGFTALLSLFNIGGRFVWASLSDKLGRKLTYTVFFVLGAVLYASIPSSAGAGSKLLFVGACCVIVSMYGGGFATVPAYLADLFGTQFVGAIHGRLLTAWATAGILGPVVVNYMREYQLGLGLPREQVYNQTMYILVGMLVIGFIANLLVRPVADKHFMTDAELAVEKKLAHEKASAAEVGSGSGRADTVSPLVVALAWVAVGIPLAWGVYKTLVSAAKFFN
- a CDS encoding winged helix-turn-helix domain-containing protein, which produces MKSKVQFRLRIYRDDAIAIGPGKIAVLEAVAETGSISAAARLLGMSYRRAWMLIDEMNKALVSPAVNTAAGGSRGGGTALTPVGEEIVKHYRAIENAARLAASADIRALTRLLAP